From the Pedobacter cryoconitis genome, one window contains:
- a CDS encoding RagB/SusD family nutrient uptake outer membrane protein, whose product MKKYICILSLAALFTLSCKKGFLDQVPNDRLTLDETFSNRLTAEKFLNNIYSSVPDEFGQRNPGSSNAGLWTGGSDEAEFTWGGVASNAVNIGNWDANSGFVYAYWNNYYRGIRSATFFMANIEKVKNDLSPQLMTQYRAEARALRAMYYFYLVRLYGPVILLGDKVVAPDVPSSEVQLPRSSMDECVAYITTELDAAAKDLPITPANDDSYGRITKGIALAFKAQTLFLAASPLYNGNNDLSSLKNKDGKALVSQSFDVNKWKAAADAYKSFITQFVPGTYDLFKKTDANGNFDPYLSCRDVFLTDWNKEVILARPESSLSARQYEMTPYHRGANSASRGGGALGATQNQVDAFFMQNGKSINDAGSGYVSTGFAATATKYTKAGIYNPWVNREPRFYVNITYNGSTWLNTNDGLITTELYNTGNSGKQTGGNDYSTTGYVVRKAMGLGNWNIDRRPVILYRLANVFMDYAEALNEANPGDPDILKYLNLIRERAGVPLYGSADLPVPAGQTEMSAALRKERRVELAFENVRFFDTRRWKIAETTDNGPVYGLDINKNLPDFLQVVTFESRVFNKRHYLFPIPSNDVNVDENLVQNPGW is encoded by the coding sequence ATGAAAAAATATATATGTATACTAAGTCTTGCCGCCCTGTTTACCCTTTCCTGTAAAAAAGGATTTCTTGATCAGGTGCCTAATGACAGGTTAACCCTGGATGAAACGTTTTCGAACAGGCTTACAGCCGAGAAATTCTTAAATAACATTTACAGTAGTGTGCCCGATGAATTCGGACAAAGAAACCCCGGAAGTTCCAATGCCGGCTTATGGACAGGTGGATCTGATGAAGCAGAATTTACCTGGGGCGGGGTAGCCAGTAATGCTGTAAATATCGGAAACTGGGATGCCAATTCTGGCTTTGTTTATGCCTATTGGAATAATTATTACAGAGGGATACGTTCCGCTACTTTCTTTATGGCAAATATTGAAAAAGTGAAGAATGACCTTTCTCCTCAGCTCATGACGCAGTACCGGGCAGAAGCCAGGGCATTGAGAGCGATGTACTATTTTTACCTTGTCCGTTTATACGGGCCTGTGATCCTTTTGGGTGATAAAGTTGTGGCCCCGGATGTACCAAGCTCAGAAGTTCAGTTGCCAAGAAGCTCAATGGACGAATGTGTCGCTTATATTACCACAGAACTGGATGCCGCAGCTAAGGATTTGCCCATTACCCCTGCAAACGATGATAGTTACGGAAGGATAACCAAAGGAATTGCGCTCGCATTTAAAGCACAAACCTTGTTTTTGGCAGCAAGTCCATTGTATAATGGAAACAATGACCTATCCTCCCTGAAAAATAAAGACGGCAAAGCACTGGTGAGCCAGAGTTTCGACGTGAACAAATGGAAAGCTGCTGCGGATGCCTATAAATCTTTTATTACCCAGTTTGTACCGGGAACTTATGATTTATTTAAAAAGACTGATGCCAATGGTAATTTTGATCCTTATCTATCTTGCAGAGATGTGTTTTTAACTGATTGGAATAAAGAAGTTATCCTGGCCAGACCAGAATCTTCTCTATCAGCCAGACAATATGAAATGACTCCTTACCATCGGGGTGCAAATTCAGCATCCAGAGGCGGTGGAGCATTGGGCGCGACTCAAAACCAGGTAGACGCTTTCTTTATGCAGAATGGTAAAAGTATCAACGATGCTGGCTCAGGTTATGTCAGCACAGGTTTTGCTGCAACGGCTACTAAATATACTAAAGCAGGTATTTATAATCCCTGGGTAAATCGTGAACCGCGTTTTTATGTCAATATTACCTATAATGGAAGTACCTGGCTCAATACCAATGATGGATTGATTACTACAGAGTTATACAATACCGGTAATTCAGGTAAACAGACAGGAGGGAATGATTATAGTACCACAGGTTATGTCGTAAGGAAAGCAATGGGATTAGGGAACTGGAATATAGACAGAAGACCAGTGATCTTATACCGTCTGGCCAATGTTTTTATGGATTATGCAGAAGCTTTAAATGAAGCAAATCCCGGTGATCCGGACATCCTGAAATACCTGAATCTGATCAGAGAAAGGGCAGGAGTGCCACTTTATGGATCAGCAGACTTACCTGTTCCTGCCGGGCAAACTGAAATGTCGGCAGCACTGCGGAAAGAAAGAAGAGTAGAACTTGCTTTTGAGAACGTTAGATTTTTTGATACCCGCAGATGGAAAATTGCAGAGACTACTGACAATGGGCCGGTTTATGGTTTGGATATCAATAAGAACCTGCCGGATTTCTTACAGGTTGTTACTTTTGAAAGCAGGGTGTTTAACAAAAGACATTACCTGTTTCCTATTCCTTCGAATGATGTCAATGTAGACGAAAACCTGGTGCAAAATCCAGGATGGTAA
- a CDS encoding SusC/RagA family TonB-linked outer membrane protein, with amino-acid sequence MKLTTFILMIALVQASASVLAQKINIHQKNKPLSTVLKAIKEQTGYVFLSNNFDPAKEMVTVNLKDATIEEALKSSLNKLSIFYNIVDKTILLSRNEVLHAKADLIVIRGIVTDEKGMGIPGAGVKVKGSLVSTSTDVNGSFSINVPSAEAVLIVSYVGYQPQEVTVKNQRNLKISLLPSDNALEEVAVVGFGTQRKVSLIGAQSTISSKELKQPVNSVTQSLSGRIAGVVGVQRSGEPGRSTADIWIRGISTFGGNSSAPLVLVDGVERSIDNIDAEDVESFTVLKDASGTAVYGVRGANGVILVKTKTGKAGKTSIFLDYNEGVSTFTRRPEMADGITFMNMANEASIGRGLGEKYSKDYIDKTASGVDPLLYPNVNWMNEIFNKYSRNRRANLNASGGTDNAQYYVSLAYYNETGFLKTDQLSQYNSSLDFKRYNFTSNLNMKLTGTTKMDLGIQGYVSTGNYPGENTENIFGSAMDISPVEYPVMYPGNFIPGKASNGGFRNPYADLTRRGYRTEFENQLYTNLRLTQDLKGLTEGLTATVMIAFDTKNTSSAKRSKRESTYFPDSSKPYNEDGTLNLIKTFNSSGNYLSYEPNRGGNRKLYNEAAINYDRAFGKHRVGGLILGYTQDYTNPFAGDFTSSIPERFVGIAARATYSYDDRYFGEFNYGYNGSELFAPANRYGSFPAIGFGWIPSNEKFFEPLKKAISFLKFRYSVGTTGIGKISNENLVGRRFAYLTLVTDGAAGYQLGKNFTNTGGINVTDYGVDIRWAESKKQDLGMEIRTLNDKLSLMVDVFREKRTGIFLQRQSVPGFIGLVNSPYGNLGVVDNKGIDATLEYNMKIGQVDVGLRGNLTYNKDVLVNDDRPTQKYPWMSHIGDNILSRYGYIAEKLFDNQAEIDASAAPGSKKLLKPGDIKYKDLNGDGLINDYDKTRIGRGDVPNLVMGFGFSVAYKGFALSTLFQALQNSDVMLGGSAIYPFNGGGGLSNAFSNVTDRWTPENPRQDAFYPRLAYGEDQNFNNTQPSSWWVKDNSFIRLKSAQLSYNFSKEAAAKLHLKNMSVYLIGTNLLTFSKFKLWDPELLTGNGTKYPLTANLSVGLNVKF; translated from the coding sequence ATGAAATTAACCACTTTCATCCTCATGATAGCCCTTGTACAGGCAAGCGCCAGCGTTTTGGCGCAGAAAATTAATATCCATCAAAAAAACAAACCACTTTCTACAGTCTTAAAGGCCATCAAAGAACAAACAGGCTATGTATTTCTGAGTAATAACTTTGACCCGGCCAAAGAAATGGTGACCGTTAACTTGAAGGATGCAACCATTGAAGAAGCCTTAAAGTCTTCTTTAAACAAACTTTCTATTTTTTATAATATAGTTGATAAAACGATTTTATTGTCTAGAAATGAGGTTTTGCATGCTAAAGCAGACCTGATTGTGATCCGGGGAATTGTAACCGATGAAAAAGGAATGGGAATTCCCGGGGCAGGTGTTAAAGTTAAAGGAAGCCTGGTTTCCACCTCTACAGATGTGAACGGAAGTTTCAGCATTAACGTGCCTTCTGCCGAAGCTGTGCTGATTGTGAGCTATGTCGGTTATCAACCACAGGAAGTTACGGTAAAAAATCAGAGAAACCTAAAAATAAGTCTTTTACCAAGCGATAATGCATTGGAAGAAGTTGCAGTTGTAGGCTTTGGTACACAGCGTAAAGTTTCTTTGATTGGCGCACAATCTACCATCAGTTCCAAAGAACTTAAACAGCCAGTGAACAGTGTTACACAATCACTTTCTGGCCGGATTGCAGGTGTAGTAGGCGTTCAGCGTAGTGGAGAACCTGGCAGGAGCACAGCTGATATCTGGATCAGAGGTATTTCTACTTTTGGCGGCAACTCCAGTGCCCCGCTGGTTTTAGTGGATGGCGTAGAGCGTTCCATAGATAACATTGATGCTGAAGATGTAGAATCTTTCACTGTACTTAAAGATGCCTCCGGAACTGCCGTATATGGTGTAAGAGGTGCAAATGGGGTAATTCTGGTGAAGACCAAAACTGGTAAAGCCGGTAAAACCTCGATTTTCCTGGACTACAATGAAGGCGTCAGCACTTTTACCAGGAGACCTGAAATGGCAGATGGAATTACTTTCATGAATATGGCCAACGAAGCGAGTATAGGAAGAGGCTTAGGAGAAAAATACAGTAAGGATTATATTGATAAAACGGCCTCTGGAGTTGATCCGCTGCTTTATCCAAATGTAAACTGGATGAACGAAATATTTAATAAGTACAGCCGTAACCGCAGGGCAAACCTGAATGCAAGCGGAGGAACAGATAACGCACAATATTATGTTTCTCTGGCCTATTACAATGAAACCGGCTTTTTAAAAACCGATCAGCTCTCTCAATATAATTCCTCCCTTGATTTTAAACGGTATAACTTCACTTCTAACCTGAACATGAAATTGACAGGGACTACAAAAATGGATTTGGGTATACAAGGATATGTGTCAACCGGCAATTATCCGGGTGAAAATACAGAAAACATTTTTGGATCAGCTATGGACATTTCTCCCGTTGAATATCCGGTGATGTATCCAGGGAACTTTATCCCCGGTAAAGCTTCTAATGGTGGTTTCAGAAATCCTTATGCAGATTTAACCAGGCGCGGATACCGGACTGAGTTTGAAAATCAATTGTATACGAATTTAAGATTGACACAAGATCTGAAAGGTTTAACCGAAGGCTTAACGGCTACCGTGATGATCGCTTTTGATACCAAAAACACCAGCAGTGCAAAGCGTTCTAAAAGAGAAAGCACTTATTTCCCGGATTCCAGCAAGCCTTATAACGAAGACGGAACGCTAAACCTGATTAAAACCTTCAACAGTTCCGGTAATTACCTGAGTTATGAACCCAACAGGGGCGGCAACAGGAAACTGTATAATGAAGCCGCTATCAATTACGACCGCGCATTTGGCAAACATAGGGTAGGTGGGCTGATCTTAGGGTATACCCAGGATTATACCAACCCTTTTGCCGGTGACTTTACCTCTTCCATTCCGGAAAGATTTGTCGGAATCGCAGCAAGGGCTACTTACTCTTATGACGACCGTTATTTCGGAGAGTTTAATTATGGATACAATGGCTCAGAATTATTTGCCCCGGCAAACAGGTACGGATCATTTCCGGCAATTGGCTTTGGCTGGATCCCTTCGAACGAGAAATTCTTTGAGCCTTTAAAAAAGGCAATTTCCTTTCTGAAATTCAGATACTCTGTAGGAACAACCGGAATCGGGAAGATCTCCAATGAAAACCTGGTCGGACGACGTTTTGCTTATTTAACACTCGTAACAGACGGAGCAGCTGGTTATCAGTTAGGGAAGAACTTTACCAATACAGGAGGAATTAACGTAACTGATTACGGAGTGGATATCAGGTGGGCTGAATCTAAGAAACAGGATTTGGGGATGGAAATAAGAACCCTGAATGATAAACTGAGTTTAATGGTAGACGTGTTCCGGGAAAAACGTACCGGGATCTTTTTACAAAGACAATCCGTACCCGGATTTATTGGTTTAGTCAATTCACCTTACGGAAACCTCGGTGTGGTGGACAACAAAGGTATCGATGCAACGCTTGAATATAACATGAAAATAGGGCAGGTGGATGTCGGTTTAAGAGGTAACCTGACTTATAACAAAGACGTACTGGTCAACGACGATCGTCCCACTCAAAAATATCCATGGATGAGTCATATTGGTGATAATATACTCTCAAGATATGGCTATATAGCCGAAAAATTATTTGATAACCAGGCAGAGATTGATGCAAGTGCGGCTCCCGGATCAAAGAAATTACTGAAGCCTGGTGATATTAAATACAAAGATCTGAATGGTGACGGGTTAATTAATGACTATGATAAAACCAGGATCGGCAGAGGTGATGTGCCTAACCTGGTAATGGGTTTTGGTTTTAGTGTAGCCTATAAAGGATTTGCACTCAGCACACTTTTTCAAGCCTTACAAAACTCAGATGTCATGCTTGGCGGGTCTGCTATTTATCCGTTTAATGGCGGTGGCGGGTTAAGTAATGCCTTTAGCAATGTCACAGACCGCTGGACACCAGAAAACCCAAGGCAGGATGCTTTTTATCCGCGGCTGGCCTATGGAGAAGATCAGAACTTTAACAATACACAGCCGAGTTCTTGGTGGGTTAAAGACAACAGTTTTATCCGTTTGAAAAGTGCACAGCTGAGTTACAACTTTTCTAAAGAAGCTGCTGCTAAACTACACCTTAAAAATATGTCAGTTTATCTGATTGGAACCAACCTTTTGACCTTCAGTAAATTCAAGCTCTGGGACCCTGAGTTGCTTACAGGGAACGGAACCAAATATCCGTTGACCGCTAATTTGTCAGTAGGATTAAATGTTAAATTTTAA